A stretch of DNA from Vibrio gallaecicus:
AGGCTAGACAAGACTTTGCAGCCTAATTGATTGAATTTTATGCAAATTACAAAAACAAATTGTAAATGCTCAAATATTAGTCTTTTCACGCAGCAAAAAAATGCGTAAAATGCGCGCCCTTGCTAGTACAGAACTGTGATGACGTTTTGAAAATTGGAAACTATCAACTAAAGAACAATCTAATCGTTGCTCCTATGGCTGGCGTGACGGATAGACCATTCCGAGAGTTGTGTCTTCGCTACGGTGCGGGGATGGCAGTCAGTGAAATGATGTCCTCCAATCCTAAAGTTTGGAAAACGTCGAAGTCTCAGCAGCGAATGGTACATGAAGGCGAATCGGGCATTCGTTCTGTACAAATTGCTGGTGCAGATCCACAGCTGATGGCTGAAGCTGCGCAATTCAATGTAGGTAACGGTGCGCAAATCATCGATATCAACATGGGTTGCCCAGCTAAAAAAGTAAACAAAAAGCTCGCGGGCTCTGCTTTGCTCCAATATCCAGATCTCATTGAAGATATCTTGAAAGCGGTCGTGAATGCAGTCGATGTTCCAGTAACATTGAAAACTCGTACGGGTTGGGACACAAGTAACAGAAATTGTGTCCACATAGCAAAAATAGCCGAAGACTGCGGCATACAAGCTCTTGCTCTCCATGGGAGAACTCGCGCATGTATGTACAAAGGAGAGGCAGAATACAAACACATTAAAGCGGCAAAACAAGCTGTCTCGATACCGGTTATTGCTAATGGTGATATCGA
This window harbors:
- the dusB gene encoding tRNA dihydrouridine synthase DusB, whose amino-acid sequence is MKIGNYQLKNNLIVAPMAGVTDRPFRELCLRYGAGMAVSEMMSSNPKVWKTSKSQQRMVHEGESGIRSVQIAGADPQLMAEAAQFNVGNGAQIIDINMGCPAKKVNKKLAGSALLQYPDLIEDILKAVVNAVDVPVTLKTRTGWDTSNRNCVHIAKIAEDCGIQALALHGRTRACMYKGEAEYKHIKAAKQAVSIPVIANGDIDSPEKAKFVLEYTGADALMIGRPAQGRPWIFNEILHYLENGTTMPELPTEEVKSIMLGHVHALHEFYGEFLGPRIARKHVGWYLKEHEQASEFRRTFNALEAAELQLEALEGYFDHVAL